From Pseudonocardia autotrophica, one genomic window encodes:
- a CDS encoding LCP family protein has protein sequence MRNAVPPPPVKRRRTGRRLLVTALTLALVLLLAVAGAAVYLVSSVGNDVPRIPDAFRGLAAADRPATFGGTTFLLVGTDSRAEEPITGAGAAPDADGGSERSDVIMLGTLAPDGSSASVVSIPRDSWVEIPGRGMDKANAAYAYGGAPLLIETVEQLTGVRVDHFGVIDFAGFTTLVDSVGGIDVTVARATSNAGVDFAAGENHLDGTQALAYVRQRYGLPNGDLDRAARQQNAIKALLERVQATATSDPAALYSFATSVGDAVSVDDSLTNTALVQLAVANRNLRGSDVAFVTAPVAGLGREGAQSVVYLDETRGQELWGAVRDGSVRQFAELNPGAALGGTPS, from the coding sequence ATGCGCAACGCGGTTCCCCCGCCCCCCGTGAAGCGGCGCCGTACCGGCCGTCGGCTCCTGGTCACCGCACTGACCCTGGCGCTGGTGTTGCTGTTGGCGGTGGCCGGTGCGGCCGTGTACCTGGTGTCGAGCGTCGGCAACGACGTGCCCCGCATCCCGGACGCCTTCCGCGGGCTGGCGGCGGCCGACCGGCCGGCGACCTTCGGCGGGACCACCTTCCTGCTCGTCGGCACCGACTCGCGGGCCGAGGAGCCGATCACCGGTGCCGGTGCCGCACCGGACGCCGACGGTGGCTCCGAGCGCAGCGACGTGATCATGCTCGGCACGCTCGCCCCGGACGGGAGCAGCGCGTCGGTGGTGTCGATCCCGCGCGACTCCTGGGTGGAGATCCCCGGGCGGGGTATGGACAAGGCCAACGCCGCGTACGCCTACGGCGGGGCGCCGCTGCTGATCGAGACCGTCGAACAGCTCACCGGGGTCCGGGTCGATCACTTCGGCGTGATCGACTTCGCCGGGTTCACCACCCTGGTCGACTCGGTGGGCGGCATCGACGTGACGGTCGCCCGGGCCACCAGCAATGCCGGCGTCGACTTCGCGGCGGGGGAGAACCATCTCGACGGCACCCAGGCACTGGCCTACGTCCGGCAGCGCTACGGCCTGCCCAACGGCGATCTGGACCGGGCGGCGCGCCAGCAGAACGCGATCAAGGCGCTGCTGGAGCGGGTGCAGGCGACGGCGACCAGCGACCCGGCCGCGCTCTACTCGTTCGCGACCAGCGTCGGCGACGCGGTCAGCGTCGACGACTCGCTGACCAACACCGCGCTCGTGCAGCTGGCGGTGGCGAACCGGAACCTGCGCGGATCGGACGTGGCGTTCGTGACCGCGCCGGTCGCCGGGCTGGGCCGGGAGGGCGCGCAGTCGGTGGTGTACCTGGACGAGACGCGCGGGCAGGAGCTGTGGGGAGCGGTGCGCGACGGATCGGTGCGGCAGTTCGCCGAGCTGAACCCGGGTGCGGCGCTGGGTGGGACGCCGTCCTGA
- a CDS encoding HNH endonuclease — MPYRQPVPSGAGTVVTPDLRAVDPLPDDHPPAPGTEPPPTASVPTGTRVLLLNASFEPLAVVTSKRAIRLLLSGKAECLQEALEGTAFRSENLSLPAPSVLRLSRYVRVPYRRAVPMTRAGVLRRDGRRCAYCARRADTIDHVVPRSRGGAHSWENCVAACRACNSRKADRLVEELGWTLATVPGPPSRSGAGVLVLAVEPLPAWEPWLAAA; from the coding sequence GTGCCGTACCGACAACCCGTCCCCAGTGGTGCCGGGACCGTCGTCACCCCCGATCTGAGAGCGGTCGATCCGCTCCCCGACGATCACCCGCCCGCACCGGGGACCGAGCCGCCGCCCACGGCGTCGGTCCCGACTGGGACCCGGGTACTGCTCCTCAACGCCAGCTTCGAACCGCTGGCCGTCGTCACCTCGAAGCGGGCGATCCGCCTGCTGCTCTCCGGTAAGGCCGAGTGTCTCCAGGAGGCACTGGAGGGCACCGCCTTCCGGTCGGAGAATCTCTCGCTCCCCGCACCGTCGGTGCTTCGCCTGTCCCGCTACGTCCGCGTCCCGTACCGCCGCGCGGTGCCGATGACCCGGGCCGGGGTACTGCGCCGGGACGGCCGCCGCTGCGCCTACTGCGCCCGGCGGGCGGACACCATCGACCACGTCGTGCCGCGCAGCCGCGGCGGTGCGCACAGCTGGGAGAACTGCGTCGCCGCCTGCCGTGCATGCAACTCGCGCAAGGCGGACCGGCTCGTCGAGGAGCTCGGCTGGACACTGGCGACCGTCCCCGGGCCGCCGTCGCGCAGTGGGGCGGGCGTGCTGGTGCTGGCGGTCGAGCCGTTGCCGGCCTGGGAACCCTGGCTCGCCGCGGCATAG